The following DNA comes from Candidatus Omnitrophota bacterium.
ACGGCAGTCATTATATCGCTCCAGGATTTAATCACGCTCATCCCTATGTTGGAACCTTCATTGCTCGGCTTAATAACGCACGGAAGGCTGAAATCATTAATCTTGCAGAGATTGCAATTCTCTTTTTCTATGACTGTATAGCCGGGTGTCGGTATGCCGCGGGCGCAAAATATTTCTTTTGACATCGCCTTATCAAATGATAATCTGCTTGCCAAAGGCCCTGAACCGGTATAAGGTATGCCCTGCTCGTCAAGCAATGCCTGCACGCCGCCGTCTTCGCCAAACCTTCCATGCAAAGCGATAAAAACAATATCCGCGTCAAGCGCGGCCAGATCTCTCTTAAGCGACTCCGCTCCTGTCACGTCAACCAGGACAGCGTCAATACCCGCAGAATAAAGCGCGTTAAATACGGCGGCGGCGGATTTGACAGATATGTCCCTCTCGCTTGACGGTCCGCCCGATAAGACTACGACCTTTCCAAAATTTCGCGTTAATTCCATTTTTTAAATTATCTCAACCTCCGTCTCAAGCGTGACATTAAAAACAGATTTTACCCGATTTTTTACAAACGAGATCAGCTTGATCACGTCCTCTGAACTGGCACGCCCCTTATTAACTATAAAATTCGCGTGTTTAGACGAGACCTGCGCGCCGTTTATCTTTCTGCCTTTCAGCCCGCATATGTCTATCATCTCTGCGGCGCTGATAACCGAACCGTCCGGATTCTTAAACACGCACCCCGCGCTCGGGGCCGTATAATCCTGGCTGGATAGCCTGCGGGCCAGATATTTGTTCATTAGAGCCCCGATAAGCGGCTTTCTTGATTTTTTTAACTTAAAACAAGCCGATAAGACAATAAAATTTCTCAAACCGCTATGCCTGTACTCAAAACGTATGTCATTACGATTCAATACCACAACCCTGCCATTTCTATCCATGCATTCGGCATATTTTAAGATACACGCGATATTACCGCCGTAAG
Coding sequences within:
- the murB gene encoding UDP-N-acetylmuramate dehydrogenase; protein product: MKEKNKPRRGLLDDIVSVRLKGRLAGKFIPNALMRPYTTIKTGGRSIGIYMPENTDGIKDMLFLCDRNKISLLPIGNGSNIIISEKGLNNVFLKLSSPCFRNISLRGDDIICGAGSMVSRLCDFAHGLSLSGAEFLIGIPATAGGAIFQNAGAYGGNIACILKYAECMDRNGRVVVLNRNDIRFEYRHSGLRNFIVLSACFKLKKSRKPLIGALMNKYLARRLSSQDYTAPSAGCVFKNPDGSVISAAEMIDICGLKGRKINGAQVSSKHANFIVNKGRASSEDVIKLISFVKNRVKSVFNVTLETEVEII
- a CDS encoding D-alanine--D-alanine ligase, giving the protein MELTRNFGKVVVLSGGPSSERDISVKSAAAVFNALYSAGIDAVLVDVTGAESLKRDLAALDADIVFIALHGRFGEDGGVQALLDEQGIPYTGSGPLASRLSFDKAMSKEIFCARGIPTPGYTVIEKENCNLCKINDFSLPCVIKPSNEGSNIGMSVIKSWSDIMTAV